In Papaver somniferum cultivar HN1 chromosome 1, ASM357369v1, whole genome shotgun sequence, a genomic segment contains:
- the LOC113325595 gene encoding ADP-ribosylation factor GTPase-activating protein AGD12-like isoform X1, which yields MRKLKDLMHNSDNRTCADCGAPDPKWASANIGVFLCLKCCGVHRSLGTHISKVLSVTLDDWSDEEIESMIEVGGNSSANSVYEAFIPDGITKPGADSSHEQRSKFIRSKYELQEFLKPSLRIVSLNTGRNSLETSIPGKIMDTFHLNLFSY from the exons ATGAGGAAATTGAAAGATCTAATGCATAACAGTGATAACCGAACTTGTGCAGACTGTGGTGCTCCAGATCCTAAGTGGGC GTCAGCAAATATTGGAGTATTTCTATGCTTGAAATGCTGTGGTGTGCACCGAAGTCTTGGTACTCATATTTCAAAG GTTTTGTCAGTCACCTTAGATGATTGGTCTGATGAAGAaattgaatccatgattgaggttGGTGGAAATTCTTCTGCTAATTCAGTCTACGAGGCTTTTATACCTGATGGGATCACAAAGCCTGGAGCAGATTCAAGCCATGAACAACGTTCCAAGTTCATCAG GTCAAAGTATGAGCTTCAGGAATTTCTTAAACCAAGCTTGCGGATCGTTTCATTGAATACTGGAAGGAACTCTCTCGAAACTAGTATCCCCGGAAAGATTATGGACACCTTCCACTTAAACTTGTTCTCTTATTAA
- the LOC113325595 gene encoding ADP-ribosylation factor GTPase-activating protein AGD12-like isoform X2 yields the protein MRKLKDLMHNSDNRTCADCGAPDPKWASANIGVFLCLKCCGVHRSLGTHISKVLSVTLDDWSDEEIESMIEVGGNSSANSVYEAFIPDGITKPGADSSHEQRSKFISIIWGLSPVLY from the exons ATGAGGAAATTGAAAGATCTAATGCATAACAGTGATAACCGAACTTGTGCAGACTGTGGTGCTCCAGATCCTAAGTGGGC GTCAGCAAATATTGGAGTATTTCTATGCTTGAAATGCTGTGGTGTGCACCGAAGTCTTGGTACTCATATTTCAAAG GTTTTGTCAGTCACCTTAGATGATTGGTCTGATGAAGAaattgaatccatgattgaggttGGTGGAAATTCTTCTGCTAATTCAGTCTACGAGGCTTTTATACCTGATGGGATCACAAAGCCTGGAGCAGATTCAAGCCATGAACAACGTTCCAAGTTCATCAG CATAATTTGGGGTTTGTCACCTGTATTATACTAA